Proteins encoded together in one Rhea pennata isolate bPtePen1 chromosome 27, bPtePen1.pri, whole genome shotgun sequence window:
- the LOC134151775 gene encoding ubiquitin carboxyl-terminal hydrolase 42-like, with amino-acid sequence MRTHAMTNARAGPSEGGLSEPAGSLGSFLFQLELRVVKMESHSASWGPVPPAGSGLESSYCFITDGIAPPQRMLFPPEKISVAWRQRQSVGAGLHNLGNTCFLNSVLQCLTYTPPLANYMLSGEHSQSCRAQGFCMLCTMETHVNQVLFCSANAIEPTAVFSDLRRIGEHFCFGRQEDAHEFLRYTVAAMQTACLSGSTDLDSSSQATTVIHQIFGGFLRSRVTCLSCQAVSDSYEAFLDIPLEITAASSVSGALEEFVRPELLDGENCYKCSKCEKTVAASKRFTVHRSSNVLTIALKRFADFTGGKISKDVNYPEYLDLRAYMSESAGEPVRYALYAVLVHRGASGRAGHYFCFVKASNGLWYEMNDASVVLCDINTVLSQQAYLLFYIRCCEETLGEGTSYAPVPSPAPSFLGQQEANNKQAGFLGPQHPPHMMKYDLDFSVLHVDSGKHKEKKKKRRPMKKLKSFLECSDPRLQKCPWEEKEEAHPPGGSLWEQ; translated from the exons ATGAGGACACACGCTATGACGAATGC TCGCGCTGGCCCAAGCGAAGGCGGGCTGAGCGAGCCTGCTGGATCGCTGGGCTCATTCCTCTTCCAGCTGGAGCTGCGTGTGGTGAAAATGGAGTCCCACTCTGCAAGCTGGGGTCCGGTACCACCTGCAGGATCTGGCCTAGAAAGCAGCTACTGCT TCATTACGGATGGAATCGCTCCGCCACAAAGGATGCTTTTCCCACCCGAGAAGATTTCTGTGGCTTGGCGGCAAAGGCAAAGTGTTGGAGCTGGACTCCACAACCTGGGCAACACGTGTTTCCTCAACTCTGTTCTGCAGTGTTTGACCTACACTCCCCCTCTGGCCAATTACATGCTTTCCGGGGAACACAGCCAGTCGT GTCGTGCGCAAGGCTTCTGCATGCTGTGCACAATGGAGACGCACGTTAACCAGGTCCTGTTCTGCTCTGCCAATGCCATCGAGCCTACGGCTGTCTTCAGTGACCTTAGAC gGATAGGGGAGCACTTCTGTTTTGGCAGACAGGAAGATGCTCATGAATTCTTACGTTACACCGTGGCTGCTATGCAGACAGCTTGTTTGAGCGGAAGCACCGA CTTGGACAGCTCGTCGCAAGCCACCACGGTCATTCACCAAATATTTGGAGGGTTTCTACGATCCAGAG TGACGTGCTTGAGCTGCCAAGCAGTTTCGGACTCCTATGAGGCGTTCCTTGATATCCCTTTGGAGATAACG GCAGCCTCCTCGGTCTCTGGAGCGCTGGAAGAATTTGTGAGACCTGAACTGCTGGATGGTGAGAATTGCTACAAATGCAGCAA GTGTGAGAAGACGGTTGCTGCGTCCAAGAGGTTTACAGTTCATCGCTCTTCCAACGTTCTCACCATAGCCCTGAAAAGATTTGCAGATTTCACTGGTGGGAAGATTAGCAAG GACGTGAACTATCCAGAGTATTTGGACCTTCGAGCGTACATGTCTGAGTCAGCTGGAGAGCCAGTCCGCTACGCCTTGTACGCCGTGCTGGTGCACAGAGGTGCCAGCGGTCGTGCAGGGCACTATTTCTGCTTCGTCAAG GCCAGTAATGGACTATGGTATGAGATGAATGATGCCTCGGTAGTCCTTTGCGACATCAACACCGTTCTCAGTCAGCAGGcgtatttacttttttatatcaG GTGCTGTGAGGAGACACTTGGAGAAGGCACTTCTTACGCACCTGTGCCATCCCCTGCCCCTTCGTTCCTTGGTCAGCAGGAGGCTAATAATAAGCAGGCCGGATTTCTGGGACCACAGCATCCTCCTCATATGATGAAG TATGATCTGGATTTCTCTGTGCTCCATGTTGACAGCGGCAAGCataaggagaagaagaaaaagaggagacccatgaagaagctgaaaagcttCTTGGAATGCTCAGATCCTCGTTTGCAGAAGTGCCcgtgggaggagaaggaagaagccCATCCTCCAGGCGGCTCTCTATGGGAGCAGTAG